In one uncultured Desulfovibrio sp. genomic region, the following are encoded:
- a CDS encoding outer membrane homotrimeric porin → MKAVRNNVLGVLLAGGLLLAPEAAEAVDFKVKGAFDVSFEASNVMPRGIKGSDTFGAIERLRTQIDAIASENVSGSLMFTVGTGTMNWGKSGDGASLGADSSKNLGVRHAYIDWLVPKTDIKVRMGMQPQLLPGYVTGWSAVYGQYSTGVTVSSPLVSSGDYKMGLTGFWARPYNDNSEITQNGQTQKNYLDNLDLLALTLPITGNGMKITPWGMYGLIGENSLRGINTNTDQREPAIYAPRGGLMPVLGSGGNYFSTFEKKYRNANNTWGNGFWGGLTSEVTTFEPFDIAAEFTYGRVDMGELKDYTQFSSTGQTKTFDLVRQGWYAALRVDYKCDWGVPGITAWYGSGDDSNPYNGSERLPVFNSPWPVTPLGFGGGFFDLNTWKVLGHNPGGLAGIVGTIKDVSFIDDLTHTFKLAYFHGTNSAEMPRKANMTSYPSRADGPMAYLTTTDHAWEGSVSNTYKIYDNLLMNVEAAYVNLHLDGSTWRGVEDSQYRDNWRVSLTFRYQF, encoded by the coding sequence ATGAAAGCTGTTCGCAACAACGTACTGGGAGTGTTGCTTGCCGGGGGCTTGCTACTTGCGCCGGAAGCGGCCGAGGCGGTTGATTTCAAGGTCAAGGGGGCATTTGATGTAAGCTTTGAAGCATCCAATGTCATGCCGCGCGGGATTAAAGGGAGCGACACCTTCGGCGCGATCGAGCGCCTGCGCACCCAGATAGACGCCATTGCCAGCGAAAACGTGTCCGGCAGCCTGATGTTCACTGTAGGCACTGGCACCATGAACTGGGGAAAATCCGGCGACGGCGCATCTCTTGGAGCGGACAGTTCAAAAAATCTTGGCGTCCGGCATGCGTACATTGACTGGCTCGTGCCCAAGACCGATATAAAGGTGCGCATGGGTATGCAGCCGCAGCTTCTGCCCGGTTATGTGACTGGCTGGAGCGCGGTGTACGGCCAGTATTCCACGGGGGTGACCGTCAGCTCTCCCCTGGTGAGCAGCGGTGATTACAAGATGGGGCTGACGGGCTTCTGGGCGCGGCCATATAACGATAATTCGGAAATTACGCAAAACGGACAGACGCAGAAAAACTACCTTGATAACCTTGATCTGCTGGCGCTGACCTTGCCGATCACCGGCAACGGCATGAAGATAACCCCCTGGGGCATGTACGGCCTCATTGGCGAGAACAGCCTGCGCGGCATCAACACCAATACCGATCAGCGCGAACCTGCCATTTACGCCCCGCGTGGCGGGCTCATGCCTGTGCTTGGCAGCGGCGGCAACTACTTCAGCACGTTTGAAAAAAAATATCGCAATGCAAACAATACCTGGGGCAATGGTTTTTGGGGCGGACTGACCTCTGAAGTCACGACTTTCGAGCCTTTTGACATCGCGGCGGAGTTCACCTATGGCCGCGTGGATATGGGCGAGCTGAAAGATTACACCCAGTTCAGCTCCACGGGACAGACCAAGACCTTTGATCTCGTGCGTCAGGGCTGGTACGCGGCCTTGCGGGTGGATTACAAATGCGACTGGGGCGTCCCTGGCATCACCGCCTGGTACGGCAGCGGCGACGACAGTAACCCCTACAACGGTTCAGAACGTCTGCCTGTGTTCAACTCCCCCTGGCCGGTCACTCCGCTGGGTTTTGGCGGCGGCTTCTTTGATCTCAATACCTGGAAGGTTCTCGGGCACAATCCCGGCGGTCTGGCGGGTATTGTGGGTACCATCAAGGATGTCAGCTTTATTGACGACCTGACCCACACCTTCAAGCTTGCGTATTTTCATGGCACCAACAGTGCGGAAATGCCCCGTAAGGCCAATATGACGAGCTATCCCAGCAGGGCTGACGGCCCCATGGCCTACCTCACCACCACCGACCATGCCTGGGAAGGCAGCGTGTCCAATACCTACAAGATTTACGACAACCTGCTGATGAATGTGGAAGCCGCCTACGTGAACCTGCATCTTGACGGCAGCACGTGGCGTGGCGTGGAAGATTCGCAGTATCGGGATAACTGGCGGGTTTCGCTGACCTTCCGTTACCAGTTCTGA